One segment of Haloplanus natans DSM 17983 DNA contains the following:
- a CDS encoding TATA-box-binding protein, which produces MTDPKETINIENVVASTGIGQELDLQSVAMDLEGADYDPEQFPGLVYRTQNPKSAALIFRSGKIVCTGAKSTADVHESLHIVFDKLRDLKISVDDDPEIVVQNIVTSADLGRNLNLNAIAIGLGLENIEYEPEQFPGLVYRLDDPNVVALLFGSGKLVITGGKQPEDAEEAVDVIVSRLEELGLLG; this is translated from the coding sequence ATGACCGATCCCAAGGAGACGATCAACATCGAGAACGTGGTGGCTTCTACCGGAATCGGACAGGAACTCGACCTCCAGAGCGTCGCGATGGACTTGGAAGGCGCGGATTACGACCCCGAGCAGTTTCCCGGCCTCGTCTACCGGACACAGAACCCCAAGTCGGCGGCGCTGATCTTCCGGTCGGGGAAGATAGTCTGCACCGGCGCGAAATCCACCGCCGACGTTCACGAGAGCCTACACATCGTCTTCGATAAGCTCCGCGACCTCAAGATCAGCGTGGACGACGATCCGGAAATCGTCGTTCAGAACATCGTCACGAGCGCGGATCTGGGTCGGAATCTCAACCTCAACGCCATCGCTATCGGCCTCGGTCTGGAGAACATCGAGTACGAACCCGAGCAGTTCCCCGGTTTGGTCTATCGTCTCGACGACCCCAACGTGGTCGCGCTCCTCTTTGGGTCCGGCAAACTCGTCATCACGGGCGGAAAACAGCCCGAGGACGCCGAGGAAGCGGTCGACGTGATCGTCTCCCGCCTCGAAGAACTCGGACTCCTGGGATAG
- a CDS encoding methyltransferase domain-containing protein: MPTADGRRRVYGLELAGEDDAFAAREAACAATAVDVIAPGLATARGVDEDRLRTLAYTHRASRLLGRCVADIDAARAAVEAATIDRSGTVAVRARDVRGTAGIDTRRAERELGTALVDRGFVVDLDAPDHELRACFAGDTCLLGWLVAESVRDYGNRKPTDRPFFQPGSMAPLDARAFVNLVGAEPGATVLDPMCGTGGTLIEAGLVGSRPIGIDAQRKMVYGASENCRAYLDDYHLCRGDATALPLVDDAVDGVVFDAPYGRQSKIARHSLADLVSGALAEAARVAPRAVVVADRSWREAAEDAGWTVEASFERPVHRSLTRHVHLLER; the protein is encoded by the coding sequence ATGCCGACGGCGGACGGACGGCGACGCGTGTACGGTCTCGAACTCGCGGGCGAGGACGACGCGTTCGCGGCCCGGGAAGCCGCGTGTGCAGCGACGGCGGTCGACGTGATCGCCCCCGGGTTGGCGACGGCCCGGGGCGTCGACGAAGACCGCCTCCGAACGCTCGCGTACACCCACCGCGCCAGCCGACTGCTCGGCCGCTGCGTGGCCGATATCGACGCTGCGCGGGCCGCCGTCGAGGCGGCGACGATCGACCGCTCGGGCACCGTCGCCGTCCGCGCTCGCGACGTTCGGGGGACGGCGGGGATCGACACCCGCCGTGCCGAACGTGAACTCGGCACCGCGCTCGTCGACCGCGGGTTCGTCGTCGACCTCGACGCCCCCGACCACGAACTCCGGGCCTGCTTCGCCGGCGACACCTGCCTGCTCGGCTGGCTGGTCGCCGAGAGCGTCCGCGACTACGGCAACCGCAAGCCGACCGACCGGCCCTTCTTCCAGCCCGGAAGTATGGCCCCGCTCGACGCCCGCGCGTTCGTCAACCTCGTCGGCGCCGAACCGGGGGCGACGGTTCTCGATCCGATGTGCGGGACGGGGGGCACGCTGATCGAGGCGGGGCTCGTCGGTTCCCGTCCCATCGGGATCGACGCCCAGCGAAAGATGGTATACGGCGCCAGCGAGAACTGTCGGGCGTATCTCGACGACTACCACCTCTGCCGTGGCGACGCGACGGCCCTCCCTCTCGTCGACGACGCGGTCGACGGCGTCGTATTCGACGCACCGTACGGCCGCCAGTCGAAAATCGCCCGCCACTCCCTCGCGGATCTCGTCTCGGGAGCGCTCGCGGAAGCGGCCCGAGTCGCGCCGCGGGCGGTCGTCGTCGCCGATCGGTCGTGGCGCGAGGCGGCCGAAGACGCGGGGTGGACGGTCGAGGCGAGCTTCGAGCGGCCGGTCCATCGCTCGCTCACGCGGCACGTCCACCTGCTGGAGCGATGA
- a CDS encoding adenosylhomocysteinase, with translation MTAPTVTERLDDPAAARAEGRRKMDWAEAHMPILAELRAEFAAEQPLAGERIAMAMHVEAKTAVLVELLAVGGAEVAITGCNPLSTQNDVSAALDAVDGVASYAIHDVDTDEYYDAIEAVVGVDPTITVDDGADMVTHIHDEHPELIPQLKGGCEETTTGVHRLRSMADDGALEYPMFAVNDTPMKTLFDNVHGTGESALTNIAMTTNLAIAGKTVVVAGYGYCGRGVAKKAAGMDADVIVTEVDPRRALEAHMEGYEVMPMNEAASEGDVFVTTTGNRDVLTREDFERMPDGVLLANAGHFDVEINLDQLADMAVSSREVRDGVQEYELPDGRRLNVLAEGRLVNLAGPLSMGHPVEVMDQSFGVQAVCVRELSAAPDAYDAGVHEVPDRLDREVAEVKLDAEGIAIDGLSDDQREYLDSWDHGT, from the coding sequence ATGACCGCTCCCACCGTAACCGAGCGACTCGACGACCCTGCCGCCGCCCGTGCCGAGGGCCGTCGGAAGATGGACTGGGCCGAGGCGCATATGCCCATCCTCGCCGAACTTCGCGCGGAGTTTGCGGCCGAGCAACCCCTCGCAGGCGAGCGAATCGCGATGGCGATGCACGTCGAGGCCAAGACGGCGGTGCTCGTCGAACTCCTCGCCGTCGGCGGCGCGGAGGTCGCTATCACCGGCTGCAACCCCCTCTCGACCCAAAACGACGTGAGCGCGGCGCTCGACGCTGTCGACGGCGTCGCCTCCTACGCCATCCACGATGTCGATACCGACGAGTACTACGACGCCATCGAAGCCGTCGTCGGCGTCGACCCCACCATCACCGTCGACGACGGCGCCGACATGGTGACCCACATCCACGACGAACATCCCGAGTTGATCCCCCAACTCAAGGGTGGCTGTGAGGAGACGACCACGGGTGTCCACCGCCTGCGGTCGATGGCCGACGACGGCGCGCTGGAGTATCCGATGTTCGCAGTCAACGACACGCCGATGAAGACGCTGTTCGACAACGTCCACGGCACCGGCGAGTCGGCGCTGACCAACATCGCCATGACGACCAACCTCGCCATCGCGGGCAAGACGGTGGTCGTCGCGGGCTACGGCTACTGTGGCCGCGGCGTCGCGAAGAAGGCCGCGGGGATGGACGCCGACGTGATCGTCACGGAAGTCGATCCCCGGCGCGCCCTCGAAGCGCACATGGAGGGCTACGAGGTGATGCCCATGAACGAGGCGGCGAGCGAAGGCGACGTGTTCGTGACGACGACGGGCAACCGCGACGTGCTCACCCGCGAGGACTTCGAGCGGATGCCGGATGGCGTCCTGCTGGCCAACGCAGGCCACTTCGACGTGGAGATCAACCTCGACCAGCTCGCCGATATGGCCGTCTCGAGCCGCGAGGTCCGCGACGGCGTGCAGGAGTACGAACTGCCCGACGGCCGGCGGCTGAACGTCCTCGCCGAAGGCCGACTCGTCAATCTCGCCGGCCCGCTCTCGATGGGCCATCCCGTCGAGGTGATGGATCAGAGTTTCGGCGTGCAAGCGGTCTGCGTACGCGAACTGTCGGCCGCTCCCGACGCCTACGACGCGGGCGTCCACGAGGTGCCGGACCGCCTCGACCGGGAGGTGGCGGAGGTGAAACTCGACGCCGAGGGCATCGCCATCGACGGCCTGAGCGACGACCAGCGCGAGTATCTGGACTCGTGGGATCACGGGACCTGA
- the hisG gene encoding ATP phosphoribosyltransferase, translating into MRIAIPNKGRLHDPSIDLLERAGLHLEGGADRKLYANTVDPDVTALFARAADIPEYVSDGAAAVGITGLDQVRESGHDLVDLLDLEFGRCRLVVAAPEDGDIETVADLEGGTVATEFPRITRDFFAERGVDADVVEVTGATELTPHVDMADAIVDITSTGTTLRVNRLAEIEEVLSSSVRLVAHPDAVDDEKIRQLVTAFESVLAAEDRRYVMLNVPEDRLDDVRDVLPGMGGPTVMDVAGSDDVAVHAVVAERAVFGVINDLKAMGASDILVTEIERLVE; encoded by the coding sequence ATGCGCATCGCCATCCCCAACAAGGGCCGTCTGCACGATCCCTCGATCGACCTCCTCGAACGCGCCGGCCTCCACCTCGAAGGCGGCGCGGACCGCAAACTCTACGCGAACACGGTCGACCCCGACGTGACCGCGCTCTTTGCCCGCGCCGCCGACATCCCCGAGTACGTCTCCGACGGCGCCGCCGCCGTGGGGATCACCGGCCTCGATCAGGTGCGGGAGTCGGGGCACGACCTGGTCGACCTGCTCGACCTCGAATTTGGTCGGTGCCGCCTCGTCGTCGCTGCGCCGGAGGACGGCGACATCGAGACGGTCGCGGATCTGGAGGGTGGCACCGTCGCCACCGAGTTTCCCCGCATCACCCGCGACTTCTTCGCGGAACGGGGTGTCGACGCCGACGTGGTCGAGGTGACGGGCGCGACGGAGCTCACCCCCCACGTCGACATGGCGGACGCCATCGTCGACATCACGTCGACGGGGACGACGCTCCGCGTGAACCGGCTGGCCGAAATCGAGGAGGTGCTTTCGAGTTCGGTCCGGCTCGTTGCCCACCCCGACGCCGTCGACGACGAGAAAATCCGGCAACTGGTAACGGCCTTCGAATCCGTCCTCGCCGCCGAGGATCGGCGCTACGTGATGTTGAACGTGCCCGAGGACCGCCTCGACGACGTGCGCGACGTGTTGCCGGGGATGGGCGGCCCGACGGTGATGGACGTGGCCGGCAGCGACGACGTGGCGGTCCACGCCGTCGTCGCGGAGCGCGCCGTCTTCGGCGTCATCAACGACCTCAAAGCGATGGGGGCGAGCGACATCCTCGTCACCGAAATCGAGCGGCTGGTGGAGTGA
- a CDS encoding TAXI family TRAP transporter solute-binding subunit, translating to MSDDSTRRRFLRVAGVTGVAALAGCSGGGGGGSGGENGGDGSGSGDTRLSWHAGGTGGTYFPLSNEFKSVVEANTDFTLNVQSTGASVENVGNLASGDADFALIQNDIAYFAKNGTGIEAFQGNAVDNLRGVATLYPETITVVTLQSTGIETLSDLSGATINTGDLGSGTQVNALQILDAVGVTEFTEQNASFSQAADQLRNGDIDAAFVVGGWPVGAIEDLATTNDINIVPIAGENREAVKDAASWFANDTIPAGTYSGVDSAVETVAVQAMIATRSGVPESTVETVTAAIFDNVSELTIKTDFIGKDSAQDGMSIELHPGAAAYFDA from the coding sequence ATGTCAGACGATTCCACCCGACGACGATTCCTGCGTGTGGCCGGAGTGACTGGCGTCGCCGCCTTGGCCGGATGTAGCGGCGGTGGCGGTGGCGGCTCCGGCGGTGAGAACGGCGGCGACGGTAGCGGCAGCGGTGACACCCGCCTCTCGTGGCACGCCGGCGGCACCGGTGGGACCTACTTCCCGCTCTCGAACGAGTTCAAGTCGGTCGTCGAGGCGAACACGGACTTCACGCTGAACGTCCAGTCGACGGGCGCCAGCGTCGAGAACGTAGGGAATCTCGCGAGCGGCGACGCCGATTTCGCCCTGATTCAGAACGACATCGCCTACTTTGCCAAAAACGGCACGGGTATCGAGGCGTTCCAGGGCAACGCCGTCGACAACCTGCGGGGCGTCGCGACGCTTTACCCCGAAACCATCACCGTCGTCACGCTCCAGAGTACGGGCATCGAGACGCTCTCGGACCTGTCGGGTGCGACGATCAACACCGGTGACCTCGGGTCGGGCACGCAGGTTAACGCCCTCCAGATTCTCGACGCCGTCGGCGTCACGGAGTTCACCGAGCAGAACGCCTCGTTCTCGCAGGCGGCAGATCAGCTCCGGAACGGCGACATCGACGCCGCGTTCGTCGTCGGCGGCTGGCCCGTCGGCGCCATCGAGGACCTGGCGACGACCAACGACATCAACATCGTCCCCATCGCGGGCGAGAACCGCGAGGCCGTCAAGGACGCCGCCTCCTGGTTCGCGAACGACACCATCCCCGCGGGCACGTACAGCGGTGTCGACAGCGCCGTCGAGACGGTGGCCGTGCAGGCGATGATCGCAACCCGTTCCGGCGTCCCCGAGTCGACGGTCGAGACGGTCACGGCGGCCATCTTCGACAACGTGAGCGAACTCACGATCAAGACCGACTTCATCGGCAAGGACTCGGCCCAGGACGGCATGTCCATCGAGCTTCACCCCGGCGCGGCCGCGTACTTCGACGCGTAA
- a CDS encoding amidohydrolase gives MATLSIRGGRILRSDMTVTEADVLVDREAGDIVEIGAELAGDDELDADGDLVMPGLVNAHTHVAMTLLRGHADDKPLDTWLREDIWPVEAALDPDDIAAGAALGILEMIKSGTTTFADMYFEIDRTADVVDRAGVRAVLGHGAISAGKDDVAARADIEESIEMARRLDGAADGRISTAVMPHSLTTVTPELLELAATEAHETGVPVHYHANETVDEVDPIVEDRGLRPLEWAAEMGLCTEADFLAHGVHLDDAEIDLLSRRGTGVVHCPASNMKLASGMAPVQRLLDAGVPVGLGTDGAASNNDLDLFDELRDAAMLGKLAAGDASAVPAPDAVHMATAGGADVLGLNAGRIEAGAAADLAVVDLDAPHLTPEHDLVSHLAYAVRGSDVRHTICDGEVVMRDREVLTLDEAAVMARAAERAEGLLDRVGV, from the coding sequence ATGGCTACCCTCTCGATCCGTGGCGGGCGAATTCTCCGATCGGATATGACCGTCACCGAAGCGGACGTGTTGGTCGACCGCGAGGCGGGCGACATCGTCGAAATCGGTGCCGAACTCGCCGGCGACGACGAACTCGACGCCGACGGCGACCTGGTGATGCCGGGACTAGTGAACGCCCACACCCACGTTGCCATGACGCTCCTTCGCGGCCACGCCGACGACAAACCCCTCGATACGTGGCTTCGGGAGGACATCTGGCCGGTCGAGGCGGCGCTCGACCCCGACGACATCGCGGCCGGCGCCGCCCTCGGAATCCTCGAGATGATCAAGTCGGGGACGACGACGTTCGCGGACATGTACTTCGAAATCGACCGCACGGCCGACGTGGTCGACCGGGCGGGCGTGCGGGCCGTCCTCGGCCACGGCGCCATCTCCGCCGGCAAGGACGACGTGGCGGCCCGCGCCGACATCGAGGAATCGATCGAGATGGCCCGGCGACTCGACGGCGCCGCGGATGGACGAATCTCGACGGCCGTGATGCCACACAGCCTCACGACCGTCACGCCGGAGTTGCTCGAACTGGCGGCCACCGAGGCCCACGAGACGGGCGTGCCGGTCCACTACCACGCCAACGAGACGGTCGACGAAGTCGACCCCATCGTCGAGGACCGGGGACTGCGGCCGCTGGAGTGGGCCGCGGAGATGGGGCTCTGTACCGAAGCGGATTTTCTCGCCCACGGCGTCCACCTCGACGACGCGGAGATCGACCTCCTCTCCCGGCGGGGCACGGGTGTCGTCCACTGCCCGGCGTCGAACATGAAACTCGCCTCCGGGATGGCGCCGGTCCAGCGCCTCCTCGACGCTGGCGTCCCCGTCGGCCTCGGCACCGACGGCGCCGCCTCGAACAACGACCTCGACCTCTTCGACGAACTGCGGGACGCGGCGATGCTGGGGAAACTCGCCGCCGGTGACGCGAGCGCCGTCCCCGCCCCCGACGCCGTCCACATGGCGACGGCGGGCGGCGCGGACGTACTGGGTCTGAACGCCGGCCGGATCGAGGCCGGTGCCGCCGCCGACCTCGCGGTGGTCGACCTCGACGCGCCGCATCTGACGCCCGAACACGACCTCGTGAGCCACCTCGCCTACGCCGTCCGTGGTTCGGACGTGCGCCACACGATCTGTGACGGCGAGGTGGTGATGCGTGACCGGGAGGTGTTGACGCTGGACGAGGCGGCGGTGATGGCGCGGGCCGCGGAGCGTGCGGAGGGGTTGCTGGACCGGGTGGGGGTCTGA
- a CDS encoding DUF1850 domain-containing protein — protein sequence MKRRYVAAVAIVVLAAALGSVAAAPDRPTLVVSDAETGDIYLETPIDNGTVVALEYTHSVEKTRVYEAYTVRGDRLVMTHMEFESFGWGLPSRANVTRKNGTFIYDPPGSYERLTVAPGRIAGHRLHVGDETYDLVALSDGRSVTLSIRHESGFAIPL from the coding sequence ATGAAGCGCCGATACGTCGCCGCCGTCGCCATCGTCGTTCTCGCCGCCGCCCTCGGGAGCGTCGCGGCCGCTCCCGACCGGCCGACGCTCGTCGTCAGCGACGCGGAGACGGGCGACATCTACCTCGAAACCCCCATCGACAACGGCACCGTGGTGGCGCTTGAATACACCCACAGCGTGGAAAAAACCCGCGTCTACGAGGCCTACACGGTCCGTGGCGACCGGCTGGTGATGACACACATGGAGTTCGAATCGTTCGGCTGGGGGTTGCCGAGCCGTGCGAACGTCACTCGGAAGAACGGGACCTTTATCTACGATCCACCGGGCAGTTACGAGCGATTGACGGTCGCACCCGGCCGGATCGCCGGCCACCGTCTCCACGTCGGCGACGAGACGTACGATCTGGTCGCTCTCTCGGACGGCCGGTCGGTGACGCTTTCGATTCGGCACGAATCCGGGTTCGCGATCCCACTCTAG
- a CDS encoding CPBP family intramembrane glutamic endopeptidase, giving the protein MGLRDVVWNDAERRPRALFRVVLLIVVSALLAVGTSVGATIGFGSLRAWLATTFGEAVGTAVVAVVGIALTGGTVTLSVLIAGRYIDRRRLRDFGLRLDRDWWLDCGFGLALGAGLMALLFLVTLAAGWVRVTGTVQPRSGFPVRFAGLVAVFVVVGVYEELLLRGYLLTNAAEGLAGILGDRGAVVSATLLSSLVFGLAHANNPNVTMLSTLAIVVAGVMLAVGYVLTGELAVPIGLHITWNLFQGGVFGFPVSGLGVSASVVAVEETGPNVVTGGAFGPEAGLLGLGAMAVGTAAIAAWVRWRTGDLRIDSAVTTPELRPERDATDGSIDGDRWEPAPED; this is encoded by the coding sequence ATGGGTCTCCGTGACGTGGTGTGGAACGACGCCGAGCGCCGCCCCCGGGCGCTCTTCCGGGTCGTCCTCCTGATCGTCGTCTCGGCGCTGCTTGCCGTCGGGACGAGCGTCGGCGCGACGATCGGATTCGGGTCGCTCCGGGCGTGGCTCGCGACGACGTTCGGCGAGGCCGTCGGGACGGCCGTCGTCGCCGTCGTCGGTATCGCTCTCACCGGCGGGACGGTCACGCTCTCCGTGCTGATCGCCGGCCGGTACATCGACCGGCGACGACTCCGCGATTTCGGCCTCCGACTCGACCGGGACTGGTGGCTCGACTGCGGGTTCGGCCTCGCCCTCGGCGCCGGCCTCATGGCACTGCTCTTTCTCGTCACGCTCGCGGCCGGGTGGGTGCGCGTGACCGGCACCGTCCAGCCCCGTTCCGGCTTTCCCGTTCGCTTTGCCGGTCTCGTCGCCGTCTTCGTTGTCGTCGGCGTCTACGAGGAACTCCTCCTGCGGGGGTATCTCCTGACGAACGCCGCCGAGGGGCTCGCCGGCATCCTCGGGGACCGCGGTGCCGTCGTGAGTGCGACGCTTCTCTCCTCGCTCGTGTTCGGCCTCGCCCACGCCAACAACCCGAACGTGACGATGCTCTCGACGCTCGCTATCGTCGTCGCGGGCGTGATGCTGGCCGTCGGCTACGTCCTGACCGGCGAACTCGCGGTTCCCATTGGCCTCCATATCACTTGGAACCTGTTTCAGGGCGGTGTCTTCGGGTTTCCCGTCTCCGGTCTGGGCGTCAGTGCGAGCGTCGTCGCCGTCGAGGAGACGGGACCGAACGTCGTCACCGGCGGCGCGTTCGGCCCGGAAGCGGGCCTCCTCGGCCTCGGTGCGATGGCCGTCGGCACCGCCGCTATCGCCGCTTGGGTCCGGTGGCGCACCGGCGACCTGCGGATCGACTCGGCGGTGACGACGCCGGAGTTGCGACCGGAGCGGGACGCGACGGACGGGTCGATCGACGGCGACCGCTGGGAGCCGGCGCCCGAGGACTGA
- a CDS encoding TRAP transporter permease has protein sequence MTDDTPDETVDEPDREETDALIQEIERKRSLGGWAVVAVAAIGITFSLFQMWLAAKGFILSLTVPGLGEVEFVSLQLLQINAIHVAFGLVLTFLLYPGSTGEGPVSSRCVALGAMLDDRLGATHPLSRVVHAVGDALRWIFVDPEMDRVTPFDLALIPVAVLSAAYFITDFQEIQTMRALGLEAGRPIHEVFTFLDPVAGLLGPLADISYAMLLGILGVLLVLEATRRAISLYLMLIVAAFIVYARFGVLIPQNAAYVGVLSIPELSWPSIIQNLWYNTENGVFGIPVTVSVQFIYIFILFGAFLEMSGAGKWFIDLAYAATGTRRGGPAKASILASGFMGTISGSSIANTVTTGAFTIPLMKKSGYSPEFAGGVEASASSGGQILPPVMGAAAFLIVQYTATPFADVIVAAAIPAIVFFFGIWVMVHFEASKLGIGGLDPADLVDVRSHLRDGWFYLVPIGLLLYYLIVERLSVARSAWFTLVAIGALIALVAAYSDETRGRLGALFVGLFAATLGAQYVAGTGIPGALLGTGAGGQSLAAAFAATLGQLGGISIVAGVLTLATHPFIEAPLLEYDDAVDRAAETTATAVGRPRLADNGLHRLGVFLGKSMEGGARTAVPVVIAVAAAGIIPGVISVSGLGPNLVALIEAVAGGSLVLLLLVTAVSSILLGMGMPTTVTYIILVSLLAPALTVFGVPELAAHLFILYFGVIADITPPVAVAAYAASGVAKSDAFQTGIEAFSLSLNKAIVPFAFVLAPGLVLLRREPDAANLEVGEKYRVLGTADLFDLGYIIPEVVIPVVGLFLGVVALAATVIGYVYTPVSRLERGAFALSSLLLMAPGLGVRGALDVLGLVGIGGGGGSEVAVGIDLALRGVGLALFVALLLGNRGQGASGFFGSETDSETDAEPETA, from the coding sequence ATGACCGATGATACACCCGACGAGACGGTAGACGAACCGGATCGAGAGGAGACCGACGCGCTCATCCAGGAGATCGAGCGCAAACGATCGCTGGGTGGCTGGGCGGTCGTCGCCGTCGCCGCCATCGGCATCACTTTCTCCCTGTTTCAGATGTGGCTCGCGGCGAAGGGCTTCATCCTCTCGCTCACCGTGCCCGGCCTCGGCGAGGTGGAGTTCGTCTCGCTCCAACTCCTCCAGATCAACGCCATCCACGTCGCCTTCGGCCTCGTTCTCACGTTCCTGCTCTACCCGGGTAGCACCGGCGAGGGCCCCGTCTCGTCTCGCTGTGTCGCGCTCGGCGCGATGCTCGACGACCGACTCGGCGCCACGCATCCGCTCTCGCGGGTCGTCCACGCCGTCGGCGACGCGCTCCGCTGGATCTTCGTCGACCCCGAGATGGACCGCGTGACGCCTTTCGACCTCGCGCTCATTCCCGTTGCCGTTCTCTCTGCGGCCTACTTCATCACCGACTTTCAGGAGATTCAGACGATGCGCGCGCTGGGACTGGAGGCCGGCCGGCCCATTCACGAGGTGTTCACGTTTCTCGACCCCGTCGCGGGCCTGCTCGGTCCGTTGGCCGACATCTCCTACGCGATGTTGCTGGGTATCCTCGGGGTCCTCCTCGTCCTCGAAGCGACCCGCCGGGCGATCAGCCTCTATCTCATGCTCATCGTCGCGGCGTTCATCGTCTACGCCCGGTTCGGCGTCCTCATTCCGCAGAACGCCGCCTACGTGGGCGTCCTCTCTATCCCCGAACTCTCGTGGCCCTCGATCATCCAGAACCTCTGGTACAACACGGAGAACGGCGTCTTCGGCATCCCGGTCACCGTCTCCGTCCAGTTCATCTACATCTTCATCCTCTTTGGCGCCTTCCTCGAGATGTCCGGCGCCGGCAAGTGGTTCATCGACCTCGCGTACGCGGCGACCGGGACCCGTCGGGGCGGCCCGGCCAAAGCCTCGATCCTCGCCTCGGGCTTCATGGGCACTATCTCCGGCTCCTCCATCGCCAACACGGTGACGACGGGCGCGTTCACCATCCCCCTGATGAAGAAGTCGGGCTACAGCCCCGAGTTCGCGGGCGGGGTGGAGGCTTCCGCGTCGTCGGGCGGCCAGATCCTGCCGCCCGTGATGGGTGCCGCCGCGTTCCTCATCGTCCAGTATACGGCGACGCCGTTCGCGGACGTGATCGTCGCCGCCGCGATTCCGGCCATCGTCTTCTTCTTCGGTATCTGGGTGATGGTTCACTTCGAGGCGTCGAAACTCGGCATCGGCGGCCTCGATCCCGCCGATCTCGTCGACGTCCGGTCGCATCTCCGGGATGGCTGGTTCTACCTCGTCCCGATCGGCCTGTTGCTCTACTACCTCATCGTCGAACGCCTGTCGGTCGCGCGGTCGGCGTGGTTCACGCTCGTCGCTATCGGTGCCCTGATCGCGCTCGTCGCGGCCTACAGCGACGAGACGCGGGGCCGACTCGGCGCGCTGTTCGTCGGCCTGTTCGCGGCGACGCTCGGCGCGCAGTACGTCGCCGGCACCGGCATCCCCGGGGCGCTCCTCGGCACCGGCGCGGGCGGCCAGTCGCTCGCGGCGGCGTTCGCGGCCACTCTCGGCCAACTCGGCGGCATCAGCATCGTCGCGGGCGTGCTCACGCTGGCGACCCACCCCTTCATCGAGGCGCCGCTACTGGAGTACGACGACGCGGTGGACCGGGCCGCCGAGACGACGGCGACGGCCGTCGGCCGCCCTCGCCTCGCGGACAACGGCCTCCACCGTCTCGGCGTCTTCCTCGGGAAGTCGATGGAGGGCGGGGCACGGACCGCGGTGCCGGTCGTCATCGCCGTCGCCGCCGCGGGCATCATCCCCGGCGTCATCAGCGTCTCCGGTCTCGGGCCGAATCTGGTCGCGCTCATCGAGGCCGTCGCCGGCGGGTCGCTCGTTCTTCTCCTCCTCGTCACCGCCGTCTCCTCCATCCTGCTCGGTATGGGGATGCCGACGACGGTCACTTACATCATCCTCGTCTCCCTGCTCGCGCCGGCCCTGACTGTCTTCGGCGTGCCCGAACTCGCCGCACACCTCTTCATCCTCTATTTCGGCGTCATCGCCGACATCACTCCCCCCGTCGCCGTCGCGGCCTACGCCGCCTCCGGGGTGGCGAAATCCGACGCCTTCCAGACCGGGATCGAGGCCTTCTCGCTCTCCCTGAACAAGGCAATCGTCCCCTTCGCGTTCGTCCTCGCGCCGGGGCTCGTGCTCTTGCGCCGTGAGCCGGACGCCGCGAATCTGGAGGTAGGCGAGAAATACCGCGTCCTCGGGACCGCCGACCTGTTCGACCTGGGCTATATCATCCCCGAGGTGGTGATCCCCGTGGTCGGGCTCTTCCTCGGCGTCGTCGCCCTCGCGGCGACGGTCATCGGCTACGTCTACACGCCGGTTTCCCGCCTCGAACGCGGTGCCTTCGCGCTGAGTTCGCTCCTCCTGATGGCGCCCGGCCTCGGCGTCCGGGGAGCTCTCGACGTTCTCGGCCTGGTCGGAATCGGGGGCGGCGGTGGGAGCGAAGTCGCCGTCGGAATCGATCTCGCACTCCGGGGCGTCGGCCTCGCGCTCTTCGTGGCGCTTCTCCTCGGTAACCGGGGACAGGGCGCCTCCGGCTTCTTCGGTAGCGAGACCGATTCGGAGACGGATGCCGAGCCCGAAACCGCCTGA
- a CDS encoding DUF7473 family protein: MVPVPLQTVGAASPLAVAGTAALFALFLTLTAHLAARNVLGDVPVRNAFLVGPFPAAIAVVAAALELPSIPALLVALAVDAVLIKYVYDIDRRLTAGVTAIHAVVSIILGSMIFSLYVLVLSAPG; the protein is encoded by the coding sequence ATGGTCCCCGTCCCGCTCCAGACGGTCGGCGCGGCGTCCCCCCTCGCCGTCGCCGGCACCGCCGCGCTGTTTGCCCTGTTTCTCACCCTCACCGCCCACCTCGCCGCCCGGAACGTACTCGGCGACGTACCGGTTCGCAACGCCTTCCTCGTCGGGCCGTTCCCCGCCGCTATCGCCGTCGTCGCCGCCGCGCTCGAACTCCCCTCTATCCCCGCGCTCCTCGTCGCCCTCGCCGTCGACGCCGTCCTGATCAAGTACGTCTACGACATCGACCGCCGGCTGACCGCCGGCGTCACCGCGATTCACGCCGTCGTCAGCATCATCCTCGGGAGCATGATCTTCAGCCTCTACGTACTCGTCCTCTCGGCGCCGGGCTAA